In a single window of the Pseudomonadota bacterium genome:
- a CDS encoding HD domain-containing protein: protein MAENSFDIAAFCKHMEQFLGNQDGEARLFWEAFSFSVDAHQDQKRKSGEAYVSHPCEVTRILVEEMGVRDPETLAASILHDTVEDVDSVTLEVIGEMFGQGVEDIVDGVTKIADFDGDKQAFIKVVHRKIFSGAASRVEVMLIKMADRLHNLRTMDAMPKHKQQKIAEETLDVYAPMAGLMGLYKLKRELYNLALKYKFPRQAHKLENYLHHFESSEEVAGIIKSLKDEFEKFWLTAEVDLRVKGLWAYYDQVNKQLQKEIETPLEILIKVNDIQACYRILGIINQTYPPIPRTIRDFIANPKPTGYQCLHARANIRGQQYLFKIRTDDMIKNGRAGILNEWSARGRAPSAFEQGIREFFEILGTDDDLSYREIIAASGKKEIYTYTPKGDAMTLPARSTVLDFAFRVHTEVGRRCSYAMVGSHRLEPDGVLGDGDRVKIITSEKPVDFDPSIQLLCQTARARSELGKMFRKRRQALAVTIGRSIIVQELKRYAIPLDLLEKHEMDFVCEELQIENVEDLFLHLGQGHLRLKEVVGSIKDNLYPDGVTLQPPTGALNRIFLQDLDPAAIKFSRCCHPVPVEKGLLGLLSERGLSLHRQECEKISELKVQREDVVEVRWRLKETLVKKPQTLLFLQVPSRNRFLMMLGVAPEEMQISEIIRLTHPNAPKSAWEVKFKLDTLQGLKNALSHFKKSGLPYEFDLEY from the coding sequence ATGGCAGAAAACAGTTTCGACATAGCCGCATTCTGCAAACACATGGAGCAGTTTCTCGGCAACCAGGATGGCGAGGCCCGTCTTTTCTGGGAGGCGTTTTCTTTCTCGGTGGATGCCCACCAGGACCAGAAACGAAAGTCCGGCGAAGCTTACGTAAGCCACCCCTGCGAAGTCACCAGGATCCTGGTCGAGGAGATGGGCGTCAGGGACCCGGAGACCCTCGCCGCCTCGATTCTCCACGACACGGTCGAGGATGTGGACAGTGTGACCCTGGAGGTCATCGGCGAAATGTTCGGCCAGGGCGTTGAAGACATTGTCGACGGGGTGACCAAGATCGCCGATTTCGATGGTGACAAACAGGCCTTTATCAAGGTGGTGCATCGCAAGATCTTTTCCGGGGCCGCTTCCCGGGTGGAAGTGATGCTGATCAAGATGGCCGACCGGCTGCACAATCTGCGCACCATGGATGCGATGCCCAAGCACAAGCAGCAGAAGATCGCCGAGGAGACCCTCGATGTCTACGCGCCGATGGCCGGGTTGATGGGGCTCTATAAACTGAAGCGCGAACTCTACAATCTGGCGTTGAAATACAAGTTTCCCCGCCAGGCCCATAAGCTCGAAAACTACCTCCACCATTTTGAGAGCAGTGAGGAAGTGGCCGGGATCATCAAATCCCTGAAGGACGAGTTTGAGAAATTCTGGCTGACCGCTGAAGTGGACTTACGGGTCAAGGGTTTGTGGGCTTATTACGACCAGGTCAACAAGCAGCTGCAGAAAGAGATCGAAACCCCCCTGGAGATCCTGATCAAGGTCAATGATATCCAGGCCTGCTACCGGATTCTCGGGATCATCAACCAGACCTATCCGCCAATCCCGCGGACCATCCGGGACTTTATCGCCAATCCCAAACCCACCGGCTACCAGTGCCTCCATGCCCGGGCCAATATCCGTGGGCAGCAGTACCTGTTCAAAATCAGGACCGACGACATGATCAAAAACGGCCGGGCCGGAATCTTGAATGAATGGTCGGCCAGGGGCCGGGCGCCGAGCGCTTTTGAACAGGGGATCAGGGAGTTTTTCGAGATTCTCGGCACCGACGATGATCTCTCCTACCGGGAAATCATCGCCGCCAGCGGCAAGAAGGAGATCTACACCTATACCCCGAAGGGTGACGCGATGACCCTTCCGGCCAGAAGCACGGTGCTTGATTTCGCCTTCAGGGTCCACACCGAGGTCGGACGCCGCTGCAGCTATGCGATGGTCGGCAGCCACCGGTTGGAACCGGACGGAGTTCTCGGTGATGGTGACCGGGTCAAAATCATCACCAGTGAAAAGCCGGTCGATTTTGATCCGAGCATCCAGCTGTTATGCCAGACGGCGCGAGCCCGCTCCGAACTCGGCAAGATGTTCCGGAAAAGGAGGCAGGCACTGGCGGTAACCATCGGCAGATCGATCATTGTCCAGGAGCTGAAACGATACGCGATTCCCCTCGACCTGCTGGAAAAGCACGAAATGGACTTTGTCTGTGAAGAGCTTCAGATCGAAAACGTTGAAGACCTCTTTCTCCATTTGGGTCAGGGGCATCTGAGGCTGAAAGAGGTGGTGGGGTCGATCAAGGACAATCTTTACCCGGACGGGGTGACCCTGCAGCCGCCGACCGGAGCCTTGAACCGGATCTTTCTCCAGGACCTTGATCCGGCGGCGATCAAGTTCTCCCGGTGTTGTCATCCGGTCCCGGTTGAAAAGGGGCTGCTCGGCCTGCTGAGTGAAAGGGGGTTGTCGCTGCATCGCCAGGAATGCGAAAAAATAAGCGAGCTGAAGGTCCAGCGGGAAGATGTGGTTGAGGTCCGTTGGCGATTGAAGGAAACCCTGGTCAAAAAACCGCAGACCCTTCTTTTCCTGCAGGTCCCGAGCAGGAATCGTTTCCTGATGATGCTCGGGGTCGCCCCCGAAGAGATGCAGATCTCGGAGATTATCCGCCTCACTCACCCCAATGCCCCCAAGTCAGCCTGGGAGGTGAAGTTCAAGCTGGACACTCTGCAGGGGCTGAAAAACGCCCTCAGCCATTTCAAAAAATCCGGCCTGCCCTACGAGTTCGATCTGGAATATTGA
- the rnr gene encoding ribonuclease R, translating to MARRTRSRRTPAGQRRKPARRPDSRPQGGSRPRHSRSAAGDQHLHLEDSIIGFLYSAGGSSDLKGIAAGLAIDSRTKIRELDQNLQALCREKTLSYKGKDFHLPRNNELLEATLTVNPRGFGFATPVDDEAAASKKRPEARNDIFIPARDLASAGHGDRVLVRLSRVVKENREGRVIRILGRSAKHIVGIFHAGKTVSHVVPEDARYTFKVMIKAGEAGQAKEGQAVVAAITSYPAGDRNPEGRVLEVLGDPGAAGVQAKIVILAHDLPHIFPAEALAQADALEAAVTVDHGRSDLRDILHVTIDGETARDFDDAVAIRKNGKNFLLYVSIADVSHYVTPGSPLDLEAYKRGTSVYFPDQVVPMLPERLSNDLCSLVPEQDRFAFTAIMEFDRNGKRLSEKFAKSVIRSHKRFTYTIVNKIVVDKDPASVAEHQRFVPDLTVMAELAAILEQKRVKRGSIGFEIPEPVVVIADNKVKAIVRSKRLLAHKLIEEFMLAANEAVAETFTRAKRTNDPEILYRIHEKPDPLKVEDFFTFAAQLGISLPKGDPTPATFAAIVSSVRDTPREYLINNLLLRTMQQARYNPENVGHFGLAATDYTHFTSPIRRYPDLMVHRALARISGIKSGAPGSRPPYASADDAGMFLSGRERVAVDAEREAVERLQARYMLERIGEEFDGIISGVASFGLFVELLETFISGAIDITDMTEDHYDLDEKNHRFIGRIYGRIIQIGEQVRVKVKSVDVNRRRINFTLVS from the coding sequence ATGGCACGTAGAACCCGATCACGAAGAACACCTGCCGGACAGAGGCGCAAACCCGCCCGGAGGCCTGATTCCCGGCCGCAGGGAGGATCAAGGCCTCGCCACAGCAGATCAGCCGCCGGCGACCAGCACCTCCACCTGGAAGATTCAATCATCGGATTTCTCTACAGCGCAGGCGGCAGCAGTGATCTGAAAGGGATCGCGGCGGGACTTGCCATCGACTCCCGAACAAAGATCAGGGAACTCGACCAGAACCTGCAAGCCCTCTGCCGGGAAAAAACCCTCTCCTACAAGGGCAAGGACTTCCACCTCCCCCGCAACAATGAACTCCTGGAAGCAACCCTTACCGTCAACCCCAGAGGTTTCGGCTTTGCCACCCCGGTTGATGACGAGGCCGCCGCGAGCAAAAAAAGACCGGAAGCCCGAAACGACATCTTCATTCCGGCCCGGGATCTGGCTTCGGCCGGCCACGGCGACCGGGTTCTGGTCCGCCTGAGCCGGGTCGTCAAAGAAAACCGGGAAGGACGGGTGATCAGAATCCTCGGCCGCTCCGCGAAACATATCGTCGGCATCTTCCACGCCGGGAAAACCGTCTCCCATGTGGTCCCGGAAGACGCTCGCTACACCTTCAAGGTCATGATCAAAGCAGGGGAGGCCGGCCAGGCGAAAGAAGGTCAGGCGGTGGTAGCGGCCATCACCTCCTACCCCGCCGGCGACCGCAATCCGGAAGGACGGGTGCTTGAGGTTCTTGGTGATCCAGGCGCCGCTGGGGTCCAGGCGAAAATCGTAATCCTCGCCCATGATCTGCCCCACATCTTCCCGGCCGAAGCACTCGCCCAGGCGGACGCCCTTGAGGCGGCGGTCACTGTCGACCACGGCAGGAGTGATCTGCGGGATATTCTCCACGTCACTATCGACGGCGAAACCGCCCGGGACTTTGATGACGCGGTTGCGATCAGGAAGAACGGGAAGAACTTTCTCCTCTATGTTTCCATTGCCGACGTCAGCCATTATGTCACCCCCGGCTCCCCCCTTGATCTGGAAGCGTACAAGCGCGGCACCAGCGTCTACTTCCCCGACCAGGTGGTGCCGATGCTGCCCGAACGGCTATCGAACGACCTCTGCAGCCTGGTCCCGGAACAGGACCGGTTTGCCTTTACCGCGATCATGGAATTCGACCGGAACGGCAAAAGGCTCTCGGAGAAATTTGCGAAATCGGTGATCCGCAGCCATAAAAGATTCACCTACACCATCGTCAACAAAATCGTGGTCGACAAAGATCCGGCGAGCGTCGCCGAACACCAGCGCTTTGTCCCCGACCTGACCGTCATGGCCGAGTTGGCTGCGATCCTTGAGCAAAAGAGAGTGAAACGGGGCAGCATCGGTTTCGAGATCCCGGAGCCGGTGGTGGTGATTGCAGACAACAAGGTCAAGGCGATCGTCCGTTCAAAGCGGCTCCTCGCCCATAAACTGATCGAGGAATTCATGCTCGCCGCCAACGAAGCCGTGGCCGAAACCTTCACCAGGGCCAAGCGGACCAACGACCCGGAAATTCTCTACCGGATCCACGAGAAACCCGACCCGCTGAAAGTCGAGGATTTTTTCACCTTCGCCGCCCAGCTCGGGATCAGCCTGCCGAAAGGTGACCCGACTCCGGCGACCTTTGCCGCAATCGTTTCCTCCGTCCGCGACACCCCCCGGGAATACCTGATCAACAACCTGCTCCTGCGCACCATGCAGCAGGCGCGCTACAACCCGGAAAACGTCGGCCACTTCGGGCTTGCCGCCACCGACTACACCCACTTCACCTCACCGATCCGCCGCTATCCCGACCTGATGGTCCACCGCGCTCTGGCCCGAATCAGCGGGATCAAATCCGGCGCTCCGGGAAGCAGACCACCCTATGCCTCCGCCGATGACGCCGGCATGTTTCTCTCGGGCAGGGAGCGGGTGGCCGTCGACGCCGAGCGCGAGGCAGTGGAAAGACTCCAGGCCAGATATATGCTGGAAAGAATCGGAGAAGAATTTGACGGGATCATTTCCGGCGTCGCCTCTTTCGGATTATTCGTGGAACTCCTCGAAACCTTTATCAGCGGGGCGATCGATATTACCGACATGACCGAGGATCATTATGATCTCGATGAGAAAAACCATCGTTTCATCGGCCGGATCTACGGCCGGATCATCCAGATCGGCGAACAGGTCAGGGTCAAGGTCAAAAGCGTCGACGTGAATCGCAGGCGGATTAATTTTACCCTGGTCAGTTGA
- a CDS encoding four helix bundle suffix domain-containing protein encodes MEPRHNSYHSHNSHHEKSVLLPPRGDYQTLLSYRKTEIVYQLTYRFCKRFLRQGDRTIDQMVQAARSGKQNIIEGSKAAATSKEMEIKLTNVARASLEELLEDYRDFLKARDLPIWDKDSEEARYVRKIGRDSEASYESYQEFVDTRPAEVVANIAICLVHQANYLLDQQMKRLEKDFLKDGGLRERMTRFRLQERDRQRRNR; translated from the coding sequence TTGGAACCTCGCCATAATTCCTATCATTCCCATAACTCCCATCACGAAAAATCCGTTCTTTTGCCCCCAAGGGGCGATTACCAGACCCTGCTCTCCTACCGGAAGACCGAGATTGTTTACCAGTTGACCTACCGCTTTTGTAAACGCTTTCTGCGCCAGGGCGACCGAACCATCGACCAGATGGTGCAGGCGGCGCGTTCCGGCAAGCAGAATATTATTGAGGGCAGCAAGGCCGCCGCCACTTCTAAGGAGATGGAAATCAAACTGACCAACGTGGCCCGCGCAAGCCTCGAAGAACTGCTGGAGGATTATCGCGACTTCCTGAAGGCGCGCGACCTGCCGATCTGGGACAAGGATTCCGAAGAGGCGCGATACGTCAGAAAGATCGGCCGCGACTCCGAGGCCTCGTACGAGTCGTATCAGGAGTTTGTCGACACCCGCCCCGCCGAGGTGGTGGCCAATATCGCGATCTGCCTGGTCCATCAGGCCAACTACCTGCTCGACCAACAGATGAAGCGCCTTGAAAAGGATTTCCTCAAGGACGGCGGCCTGCGCGAACGCATGACCCGCTTCCGCCTGCAGGAGCGTGACCGCCAGCGTCGAAACCGGTAA
- a CDS encoding RNA methyltransferase, with the protein MPLKTDPEIAAALERISIVLVEPKYAENIGSAARTMMNMGLSSLIVVRREAPDRETMLKLATHKAASLIEKMEIYPDLATALAPFNLVVGTTTRLGRQRRPPNTPRETIKNIIPMLTENRLAIIFGPEHRGLTNDDLKFCRFTSTIPTSDFASLNLAQAVAIFCYEIYHGLLYGDEPPPAFVPKQATSVELEGMYAHLEELLTRIDFLKKNHDQDEYWMNSIRKFLSRLGMQSKEVKMIRGFCRQFLWYEENREK; encoded by the coding sequence ATGCCACTGAAAACCGACCCGGAAATAGCTGCCGCTTTGGAAAGGATCTCCATTGTTCTGGTGGAGCCGAAATATGCCGAGAATATCGGGTCGGCGGCGCGGACCATGATGAACATGGGCCTCTCCAGCCTGATCGTGGTGCGCCGCGAAGCGCCGGACCGGGAAACCATGCTCAAGCTCGCAACCCACAAGGCCGCCTCGCTGATCGAGAAGATGGAAATTTATCCGGACCTGGCAACCGCCCTCGCCCCGTTCAACCTGGTGGTCGGCACCACCACCCGGCTCGGCCGACAACGCAGACCGCCCAATACCCCGCGGGAAACGATCAAAAACATCATTCCGATGCTTACCGAAAACCGGCTGGCCATCATCTTCGGCCCCGAGCACCGGGGACTGACCAACGACGACCTGAAATTCTGCCGGTTCACCTCAACCATCCCCACCTCGGATTTTGCCTCGCTGAATCTCGCCCAGGCGGTGGCCATCTTCTGCTATGAGATCTATCACGGCCTGTTGTACGGGGATGAACCGCCGCCCGCCTTTGTGCCCAAACAGGCGACCAGTGTCGAGCTCGAAGGGATGTACGCGCACCTTGAAGAACTGCTGACCAGAATCGATTTCCTGAAAAAAAACCATGACCAGGATGAATACTGGATGAACTCGATCCGCAAATTCCTGAGCCGCCTCGGCATGCAGTCGAAGGAAGTGAAGATGATCCGGGGATTCTGCCGCCAGTTCCTCTGGTATGAAGAAAACCGGGAGAAGTGA
- a CDS encoding Rrf2 family transcriptional regulator has protein sequence MRLTRAGEYAVRCVLCLARHGRNRLVSKKEIAAQYEIPDQFLAKIAQKLAKAGIIEIRQGAQGGYLLRRTPEEISLLEVVETIIGEISLNECVTNSAACRASDNCAVNRVWIKACKQLRETLSEVSFQTLLEEDSCFGLPQILDMKDSKNR, from the coding sequence ATGCGATTGACCAGAGCCGGAGAATATGCTGTCCGCTGTGTATTATGCCTGGCCAGGCATGGCAGAAACCGACTGGTCAGCAAAAAGGAGATCGCAGCGCAGTACGAGATCCCCGACCAGTTCCTGGCAAAGATCGCCCAGAAACTCGCGAAGGCCGGAATCATTGAAATCAGGCAGGGGGCCCAGGGTGGCTATCTGCTGCGCCGGACTCCCGAAGAGATCTCGCTTCTCGAGGTGGTCGAAACCATCATCGGCGAGATCTCGCTTAACGAGTGCGTAACCAACAGCGCTGCCTGCCGGGCCAGCGACAATTGCGCGGTCAACCGGGTCTGGATCAAGGCCTGCAAACAATTGCGCGAGACCCTGTCCGAGGTGAGCTTCCAGACCCTGCTTGAAGAAGATTCCTGTTTCGGATTGCCGCAAATCCTTGACATGAAGGATAGCAAAAACCGATAA
- a CDS encoding AAA family ATPase, which yields MSKSKQNILLLGSNVLINNLPIKEVSLLHEGSLPAYGYNPGDSLELLAGGVTVEQGRQEQCLTWLNSLRDPEGPEIEIRSRSYGDPKEVYQFFRQRKTGTKAPDTGWFMFHQILPPEGRSDKELPLDLAGGDREIFTGNNGIMVIDDGGKPPSVADELQKQNPSAWVIGMGISVAHWHEWAKAFGSSFCLFCRLSDLETTRMEMDSGLIWETLTATTLRALRSDEVDLWDPGTKNFRCHIIIEMFPHGILYAGPDGILLRHRKASLPEKSSPRHRGSVPCYDTLVTSMLAQDCIRTGRLMACRNYFAGFSELVLNNWQFLNDHGYAFNGRLKLPELDFSPVCNIDPAPTLREPCLIRIDPDTAGFDLTLEAVSGQSWTEGKKEAIRGFFPYQPAPGFSKGLQDGLSANYLDVITEILHYLKDEVSWKKGFNDLRLFNVGNLRTIDPVEIDAVTTLQNVMDSYVCRDHFLRPLCVGVFGPPGSGKSFAVKEVARVISRKFDTNPFEFFEFNLTQFDGPDEINSAIEPIRASVAKGMVPIVFWDEFDCRYDGHEFGYLRYFLPSMQDGVTYVHGIPYNIGRAIFVFAGGVKNSWEKMEQLLDPDNLDRAKAHKIPDFLSRLRVVLDIDGINIPEEYLADKISDRQLADLRRVLVKRAFIIAHQMDTHWKQAARKTSGLLLRLLLARYKFGARSIEAVIESSGAADRLVYGLPELIAPSASRIHAEWRIDIERQVDQLRKQKGLRSVW from the coding sequence ATGAGCAAGAGCAAACAGAACATACTCCTCCTCGGCTCCAATGTCCTGATCAACAACCTGCCGATCAAAGAGGTGAGCCTCCTCCATGAAGGAAGCCTCCCCGCCTACGGTTACAATCCCGGAGATTCGCTGGAACTCCTGGCCGGCGGGGTAACCGTTGAACAGGGGCGGCAGGAGCAATGCCTCACCTGGCTGAATTCGCTTCGCGACCCTGAAGGTCCGGAAATCGAGATCCGGAGCAGAAGCTACGGCGACCCGAAAGAGGTCTACCAGTTTTTCCGGCAGCGAAAAACCGGGACGAAAGCCCCCGACACGGGCTGGTTCATGTTCCACCAGATTCTGCCCCCGGAAGGGCGCAGTGACAAGGAACTTCCTCTTGACCTCGCCGGCGGCGACCGAGAAATTTTCACCGGCAACAACGGCATCATGGTCATCGATGACGGCGGCAAACCCCCATCGGTTGCAGACGAACTGCAAAAACAGAACCCCTCTGCCTGGGTGATCGGCATGGGGATCAGCGTTGCCCACTGGCATGAATGGGCCAAGGCTTTCGGCAGCAGCTTCTGCCTCTTCTGCCGCCTGTCGGACCTGGAAACCACCCGGATGGAGATGGACAGCGGTCTGATCTGGGAGACCCTGACCGCCACCACCCTGCGGGCCCTCCGATCCGATGAAGTCGATCTCTGGGACCCCGGAACGAAAAATTTCCGCTGCCATATTATTATCGAAATGTTCCCGCACGGCATTCTCTACGCCGGCCCGGATGGCATCCTGCTCCGGCACCGGAAGGCCAGCCTGCCCGAAAAAAGTTCCCCCCGCCACCGCGGTTCGGTGCCCTGTTACGACACCCTGGTCACCTCAATGCTCGCCCAGGACTGCATCAGAACCGGCCGGCTGATGGCCTGCCGCAATTATTTCGCCGGTTTTTCCGAGCTGGTCCTGAACAACTGGCAGTTTTTAAACGATCACGGCTATGCCTTCAACGGCCGACTGAAACTCCCCGAGCTCGATTTTTCCCCGGTTTGTAACATCGACCCCGCACCGACCCTCAGGGAACCCTGCCTGATCAGGATCGATCCCGACACTGCCGGGTTTGACCTGACCCTGGAGGCCGTTTCCGGCCAGAGCTGGACGGAAGGAAAGAAAGAGGCGATCAGGGGGTTCTTCCCGTATCAACCCGCCCCTGGATTCAGTAAGGGACTTCAGGACGGGCTTTCCGCCAACTATCTGGATGTGATCACCGAAATCCTCCATTACCTGAAAGATGAGGTGAGCTGGAAAAAAGGCTTCAACGATCTGCGCCTCTTCAACGTGGGAAATCTGCGGACCATCGATCCTGTGGAGATCGACGCGGTCACTACCCTGCAGAACGTGATGGACAGCTATGTCTGCCGGGACCATTTTCTGCGCCCGTTGTGCGTCGGGGTCTTCGGCCCACCCGGCTCCGGCAAATCCTTTGCGGTCAAGGAGGTGGCGCGGGTCATCTCCCGCAAGTTCGACACCAATCCCTTTGAGTTCTTCGAATTCAACCTGACCCAGTTCGACGGCCCGGATGAAATCAATTCGGCCATTGAGCCGATCCGCGCTTCGGTTGCCAAAGGAATGGTGCCGATCGTCTTCTGGGACGAATTCGACTGCCGCTATGACGGCCACGAATTCGGCTATCTCCGCTACTTTCTGCCGTCGATGCAGGATGGCGTGACCTATGTGCACGGCATCCCGTACAACATCGGGCGGGCCATTTTCGTCTTTGCCGGCGGGGTCAAAAACAGCTGGGAAAAGATGGAACAGCTCCTCGATCCCGACAATCTCGACCGGGCCAAGGCCCACAAGATCCCCGACTTTTTAAGCCGGCTGCGGGTGGTGCTGGACATCGACGGCATCAACATCCCGGAAGAGTATCTCGCCGACAAGATCAGCGACCGGCAGCTCGCCGACCTGCGCCGGGTCCTGGTCAAGAGGGCCTTTATCATCGCCCACCAGATGGACACCCACTGGAAACAGGCGGCCCGCAAGACCTCCGGCCTTTTGCTGCGCCTCCTCTTGGCCAGATATAAATTCGGGGCCCGTTCCATCGAGGCGGTGATTGAATCGAGCGGTGCGGCCGACCGGCTGGTCTACGGCCTGCCGGAACTCATCGCCCCTTCCGCTTCCCGGATCCATGCCGAATGGCGGATCGATATTGAAAGACAGGTCGACCAGCTGAGAAAACAGAAAGGTCTCCGTTCGGTCTGGTAA
- a CDS encoding cbb3-type cytochrome c oxidase subunit I, which translates to MNSTDYNYDIVRGFVFWSILWGVVAVLVGVLISFQLVYPDLNFAPYLTYGRLRPLHTNAGIFGWGIGSFFAMFYYVVIRLCRRPIWNEGLARFQLWFFNATIIAAAVTLLLGFNTSKEYHELEWPIDIMVVVLWVIFSINIIMTIVKRKEEQMYISLWYILATLVGVAVLYLVNAAEIPVSLFKSYSAYAGTNDANVQWWFGHNAVAMVLTAPPLAAFYYFLPKTTGVPIYSHRMSIIAFWSLIFMYLWTGAHHLLWTPVPDWVQTLAMAFSLMLIAPSWGSVFNGYLSMNGQWHQMRDNYLVKFLILGITFYGLQTLQGPSQAVRTFSAFIHYTEWIPGHVHMGTMGWVSMILFAGIYYMMPHIYGRKLYSIPLANLHFWLVLIGQLIYSVSMWIAGIMQASMWHSMNQDGSLSYSFMETLIELYPYWMIRALSGLIYLVGIGVFVYNIYMTVRKQPVLDAAVQNA; encoded by the coding sequence GTGAATTCAACGGATTATAATTACGACATCGTGAGAGGCTTCGTATTCTGGAGCATTCTCTGGGGAGTGGTCGCGGTGCTGGTAGGAGTCCTGATCTCCTTTCAGCTGGTCTACCCGGACCTCAATTTCGCACCGTATCTGACATACGGAAGATTACGCCCACTGCATACCAACGCCGGGATCTTCGGCTGGGGCATCGGCAGTTTTTTTGCCATGTTCTATTATGTGGTGATCCGCCTCTGCCGCCGTCCCATCTGGAACGAGGGACTGGCCAGGTTCCAGCTCTGGTTCTTTAACGCGACCATTATCGCCGCAGCGGTGACTCTGCTTCTGGGCTTCAACACCTCCAAGGAATACCATGAACTGGAGTGGCCCATCGACATCATGGTGGTGGTCCTCTGGGTGATCTTCTCCATAAACATCATCATGACTATTGTGAAACGTAAAGAAGAGCAGATGTATATCTCTCTCTGGTATATTCTGGCCACCCTGGTCGGAGTCGCCGTTCTGTATCTGGTGAATGCGGCGGAAATACCTGTCTCGCTGTTCAAATCATATTCAGCCTATGCCGGAACCAATGATGCCAATGTGCAATGGTGGTTCGGCCACAACGCCGTGGCCATGGTGTTAACCGCCCCGCCGCTTGCCGCTTTCTATTATTTCCTGCCCAAAACAACCGGGGTGCCGATCTACAGCCACCGGATGAGCATCATCGCCTTCTGGAGTCTGATTTTCATGTATCTCTGGACCGGCGCCCATCATCTCTTGTGGACTCCGGTTCCCGATTGGGTTCAGACGCTGGCCATGGCCTTTTCCCTGATGCTGATCGCCCCTTCATGGGGTTCGGTGTTCAACGGCTACCTCTCCATGAACGGGCAGTGGCATCAGATGCGGGATAATTATCTGGTCAAGTTCCTGATCCTCGGCATCACCTTCTACGGTCTTCAGACCCTGCAGGGGCCCTCCCAGGCAGTGCGAACTTTCTCAGCCTTCATCCATTATACTGAATGGATTCCCGGACATGTCCACATGGGAACCATGGGCTGGGTCTCCATGATCCTTTTTGCCGGGATCTACTACATGATGCCCCATATCTACGGTCGTAAACTCTACTCGATACCGCTGGCAAACCTCCATTTCTGGCTGGTGCTGATCGGCCAGCTGATCTATTCGGTTTCCATGTGGATCGCCGGAATCATGCAGGCCTCCATGTGGCACAGCATGAACCAGGACGGCAGCCTCTCCTACTCATTTATGGAGACGCTGATCGAGCTCTACCCGTACTGGATGATCCGGGCCTTGAGCGGCCTTATCTACCTGGTGGGAATCGGTGTCTTCGTCTACAACATCTACATGACGGTCCGCAAGCAGCCTGTTCTGGATGCAGCCGTTCAGAACGCATAG
- a CDS encoding cbb3-type cytochrome c oxidase subunit II has translation MWDKKPVLLLVLATIAILVGTIITMVLPFATINTSGDRIESVKPYTAVQLAGRDVYIREGCNNCHTQTVRPLVSDVVRYGEYSKSGEFVYDQPHLWGSRRTGPDLARIGGKYPDGWHLQHMRNPTSLVPRSNMPVYAFLDQNTVDPEYTRKKMDILGFPYTEADITGLQGVTEMTAMVAYLQKLGSDIPWRKNVKTEIIGPLTNPYLDDATVLEEGRSLYAADCAACHGSNLKGGIAADISDLDMPDADLFKLIYNGIEDSNMPSFAKIGQNKIWKIVSFIKAQKRH, from the coding sequence ATGTGGGATAAAAAACCTGTACTGTTACTTGTTCTGGCAACAATTGCCATTCTGGTCGGAACCATCATCACCATGGTTCTGCCCTTTGCCACCATCAATACCTCCGGTGACCGGATCGAATCGGTGAAACCCTACACCGCCGTCCAGTTGGCGGGCCGCGACGTATATATCAGAGAAGGATGCAACAACTGCCACACCCAGACGGTAAGACCGCTGGTCTCTGATGTGGTCCGTTACGGCGAATACTCAAAATCAGGTGAATTTGTATACGACCAACCACATCTCTGGGGTTCGCGCCGCACCGGCCCCGACCTGGCAAGGATCGGGGGAAAATATCCGGACGGCTGGCATCTCCAGCATATGCGCAATCCGACCTCACTGGTCCCTCGGTCAAACATGCCGGTCTACGCCTTTCTCGACCAGAATACCGTTGATCCCGAATACACCCGGAAGAAGATGGATATCCTAGGTTTTCCCTATACTGAAGCGGATATTACCGGGCTTCAGGGGGTTACGGAAATGACTGCCATGGTGGCCTACCTGCAGAAACTGGGCAGTGACATCCCCTGGCGGAAAAACGTCAAAACCGAGATTATCGGCCCCCTGACCAATCCCTACCTTGATGATGCAACCGTTTTGGAAGAAGGCAGAAGCCTCTACGCTGCCGACTGTGCCGCCTGTCACGGCTCAAACCTCAAGGGAGGAATCGCGGCCGACATCTCCGACCTGGATATGCCCGATGCGGACCTTTTTAAACTGATCTATAACGGGATTGAAGACAGCAACATGCCGTCCTTTGCCAAAATCGGCCAGAACAAAATCTGGAAGATCGTGAGCTTCATCAAAGCACAAAAGAGGCATTAA
- a CDS encoding cbb3-type cytochrome c oxidase subunit 3: MNMAGYFYLGTTFGLFLILAIIIFRTYRKGRKKELENPKYRMLDDD; this comes from the coding sequence ATGAATATGGCCGGTTATTTTTACCTGGGAACAACCTTCGGGCTTTTTCTCATCCTGGCGATCATCATCTTTCGAACCTATCGCAAAGGACGAAAGAAAGAACTGGAAAACCCAAAATACCGAATGCTTGACGACGATTAG